Below is a window of SAR202 cluster bacterium DNA.
CTCGCCGCCCAAATGCTTTGCCATCTTGATAGCAAGATCGCTCTTGCCCACGCCGGTTGGCCCGACTATGGCGACTATTCGGCGTTCCGCGCGCTGGGGGTGGTCGTTTGGCGTTGTGGACATTGGGAGGCTGCTAGGCAGCGCCTACTTCTTGACGGACGCGGCGTTGCGCGTAAGCTCCACGAAGCCGGCGGCGTCCAGGCTGGCCCCGCCGACGAGCGCGCCGTTGACGTCTTTCTGGCGCATGAAGTCAACCACGTTGCCGGCGTTGACGCTGCCGCCATAAAGCAGCGACGTGTCGCCCGCCGCGACGCCATACTTCTTGCTCAGCCACCCGCGAATGAACGCCATCATCGACTGCGCGTCGTCCTTCGTCGCGGCTTTGCCGGTGCCGATAGCCCAGACGGGCTCGTAAGCGATCACGATGCCCTGTAGAGTTGCTGCCTTCTCCAGTCCCAGGCGGAGCTGCTCCTCCACCACGGCCTCCGCCCTGCCCTGCTCCCGCTCTTGCAGCCGCTCTCCCACGCACAGGATGGGCCTCAGCCCGGCCTTTAGCGCCGCCTCAACCTTTCTGGCGATGAGCGCGTCCGTCTCGCCAAGGATATGCCGCCGCTCGGAGTGTCCG
It encodes the following:
- a CDS encoding triose-phosphate isomerase, with amino-acid sequence MPSTIIAGNWKMNTTLSEARELVARMRPGLDSIGGVDKVVCPPFISLAAVRDSLQGSTIRVGAQNVYPEPKGAFTGEVSPAMLSGLCEYVIIGHSERRHILGETDALIARKVEAALKAGLRPILCVGERLQEREQGRAEAVVEEQLRLGLEKAATLQGIVIAYEPVWAIGTGKAATKDDAQSMMAFIRGWLSKKYGVAAGDTSLLYGGSVNAGNVVDFMRQKDVNGALVGGASLDAAGFVELTRNAASVKK